One window of the Sphaerochaeta associata genome contains the following:
- a CDS encoding AMP-dependent synthetase/ligase, giving the protein MKHSWDDLDQYRGVLFQGQWPTIIDLLLITEQKFGTRNSFTVFRPDRVTLTYTELLNHVKRVGSYLMEQGIKKGDRIVINGKNSPSWAIAYLATLYAGAVVVPLDNQLHTDRVENLSSFVDASFFFGDKPVIVSLDTQKAWFKNLKGLATLGSGSDHHPSIDALAPVSLAERIPSLEHDLAAILFTSGTTGNEKGAMLTHANIVSDLYQACDGTFLSLDETDVLYALLPLHHSYCCTAVLLESIKHGAECVFGQDIAVSRMINDLTQGKVTIFMGIPLLYNKLLSGLLKQVKKKGFFVNALIHTMMTINGFTKKYLHWNLFRKAFNKLLLEKIGLDRNNFLICGAGPLSPKVFKQYQQLGLDFIQGYGLTETSPILTLNPISHFKIDSVGMVFPMVDMIIAEADSNGVGEIRVKGPNVTQGYYKDAEHTAELFDEQGYLKTGDLGYLDKENYLYLKGRAKNIIVTEGGKNVYPEEIEDLFQLYTQVDQILVRGYQENKDVPAEMIEAVVYPNADYYKDHGVSIQEDLDRVIKEVNQQLSGYKKITRLTILDKPMDMTSTKKIKRNKVTA; this is encoded by the coding sequence ATGAAACACTCTTGGGATGATTTGGATCAATATCGCGGGGTGCTGTTCCAAGGACAGTGGCCGACCATTATAGATTTATTGCTTATCACTGAACAAAAATTCGGGACGAGAAACAGCTTTACCGTCTTCCGTCCCGACAGGGTCACCCTTACCTATACGGAGCTTCTCAATCATGTGAAGAGGGTCGGCTCCTACCTCATGGAACAGGGAATCAAGAAAGGGGACCGTATCGTCATCAATGGAAAGAACAGTCCATCATGGGCCATAGCGTATCTGGCAACCTTGTACGCCGGAGCTGTGGTGGTACCACTGGACAATCAGCTGCACACCGACAGGGTTGAAAACCTCAGCAGTTTTGTAGATGCCTCGTTCTTTTTCGGCGACAAACCTGTCATTGTATCTCTCGACACCCAGAAAGCTTGGTTTAAAAATCTAAAAGGCTTGGCTACACTTGGCTCGGGCAGCGACCATCATCCCAGTATTGATGCACTTGCGCCTGTTTCTCTTGCTGAACGAATCCCCTCTTTGGAACACGACCTTGCTGCAATACTTTTTACCAGCGGGACCACCGGAAATGAGAAAGGGGCCATGCTCACCCATGCAAACATCGTAAGTGACCTCTATCAAGCCTGCGACGGCACATTCCTGAGTCTGGATGAGACCGATGTCCTGTATGCATTGCTTCCCCTGCACCACTCCTATTGCTGTACTGCAGTACTCCTTGAGTCCATCAAGCATGGTGCCGAGTGTGTTTTCGGTCAGGACATCGCTGTCAGCAGAATGATCAACGACCTCACACAGGGTAAAGTCACCATATTCATGGGAATTCCCCTGCTGTACAACAAACTGCTCTCCGGTCTGCTCAAGCAGGTGAAAAAAAAGGGCTTCTTCGTGAATGCATTGATCCACACCATGATGACAATCAACGGCTTCACCAAGAAGTACCTGCACTGGAATCTCTTTCGCAAGGCATTCAATAAATTACTGCTCGAAAAAATCGGCCTTGACCGCAACAATTTCCTTATCTGCGGGGCAGGTCCCCTCAGTCCGAAAGTGTTCAAGCAATACCAACAACTGGGCCTTGACTTCATCCAGGGGTACGGGCTGACCGAAACCAGCCCGATTCTCACCCTCAACCCCATAAGCCACTTTAAGATTGATTCTGTCGGGATGGTTTTTCCGATGGTGGACATGATCATCGCCGAAGCTGATTCGAATGGAGTGGGAGAAATCCGGGTGAAAGGACCAAACGTCACCCAAGGGTATTACAAGGATGCGGAGCATACAGCCGAGCTTTTTGACGAGCAAGGATATTTGAAGACAGGAGACCTGGGATACTTGGATAAGGAGAACTACCTCTACCTCAAGGGAAGGGCGAAAAACATCATAGTCACCGAAGGCGGCAAGAATGTCTATCCGGAAGAAATCGAGGATCTCTTCCAGCTCTACACGCAGGTGGATCAGATCCTTGTGCGCGGGTATCAGGAGAACAAGGATGTACCTGCCGAGATGATCGAGGCTGTTGTCTATCCCAATGCAGACTACTACAAGGACCATGGTGTTTCCATCCAGGAAGATCTGGACCGGGTCATCAAGGAAGTGAACCAGCAACTGTCCGGATACAAGAAAATCACCCGTCTGACAATTTTAGACAAACCGATGGATATGACCAGTACAAAAAAGATCAAACGCAACAAGGTGACGGCTTAG
- a CDS encoding amidohydrolase — translation MKLLLSNALIVPMTAQGLYFRGDIGIDGRHIAFTGTNDPSFVPDRIIDASSSIAMPALVNAHTHLSMGLMRNYKDDMPTLQAWLAEIFPIENKLTERDVLLASRLGLVELIQSGVTTFADMYFHPQSTAEAVLEAGIRASISVTLFGGLEENKQRVYDREKLLRPYIDRSEGRIQIDCAPHAIYTCPKETYQFAHSWTKDHQAILHTHLSETQLEVQDCIRETGKTPLEYLLDIGALQDVKSLLAHCVHLTDSEADALHDLDSSLVHNPSSNCKLSSGIAPISSYIQKGVTVALGTDGASSNNNLNMVEEMHIASLLGKVHATTHQKLHPYDVLRMATADGAKALGLQQKIGMLKAGMEADILLVDIHKSHLTPLNDPFSALVYATQASDVDTLICQGRVLMEGRRLMTLDQDQIIKDVQKSWADVQQR, via the coding sequence ATGAAACTACTCCTATCCAATGCCTTGATTGTTCCAATGACGGCTCAAGGCCTTTATTTTCGTGGTGATATCGGTATTGACGGCAGGCATATTGCCTTTACAGGAACGAACGATCCTTCGTTTGTTCCCGATCGAATCATCGACGCTTCTTCCTCTATTGCAATGCCGGCATTGGTCAACGCCCATACTCACTTGAGCATGGGCTTGATGCGCAACTACAAGGACGATATGCCCACCCTTCAGGCTTGGTTGGCTGAAATATTCCCCATCGAAAACAAGCTTACCGAGAGGGACGTGCTGCTTGCCTCCCGTCTGGGCCTGGTCGAGCTGATCCAAAGCGGTGTTACCACCTTCGCCGACATGTACTTCCATCCCCAGTCCACTGCGGAAGCTGTGTTGGAAGCCGGTATTCGTGCAAGCATCAGTGTGACGCTGTTCGGCGGTCTTGAAGAGAACAAGCAACGTGTCTACGATCGTGAGAAACTTCTGAGACCGTATATTGATCGAAGTGAAGGGCGCATCCAGATCGACTGCGCACCCCATGCCATTTACACCTGTCCCAAGGAGACGTACCAATTCGCCCACAGTTGGACGAAGGACCATCAGGCGATACTGCACACCCACCTCAGCGAAACACAGCTGGAGGTCCAGGATTGCATACGGGAGACAGGAAAAACCCCCTTGGAGTATCTCTTGGATATCGGAGCCTTGCAGGATGTGAAGAGTTTGCTGGCCCATTGTGTACACCTGACTGATTCCGAAGCGGATGCATTGCATGACCTGGACTCCAGCCTGGTACATAACCCGAGCAGCAACTGCAAGCTCTCCAGCGGTATAGCGCCCATCAGCTCCTATATCCAGAAAGGAGTCACGGTAGCCCTTGGGACCGACGGGGCAAGCAGCAACAACAATCTCAATATGGTCGAGGAGATGCACATCGCCAGCCTGTTGGGCAAGGTGCATGCCACGACGCACCAAAAGCTGCATCCGTACGATGTGCTGCGCATGGCGACTGCCGACGGTGCCAAAGCCTTGGGCTTGCAGCAGAAAATCGGAATGCTGAAGGCGGGCATGGAAGCTGACATTCTTCTTGTGGATATTCATAAAAGCCATTTGACTCCACTGAACGACCCATTCAGCGCCTTGGTCTATGCAACCCAGGCCTCCGATGTGGACACCCTCATCTGTCAGGGCAGAGTTCTCATGGAAGGCCGCAGGCTGATGACTTTGGATCAGGATCAAATCATCAAGGATGTTCAGAAGAGCTGGGCGGATGTTCAGCAACGATAG
- the mtnA gene encoding S-methyl-5-thioribose-1-phosphate isomerase, with amino-acid sequence MDESFVALQFKEEKLVLLDQRILPTHVEYVQCATFEEVEFAIRDMIVRGAPAIGAAAAYGVYLALKQCSGETDFYQACTFLGQARPTAVNLMWAIERMLSVYEQCKIGGRPHALRRLLSEAHAIREEDIRTNKTISRIGNRIVPDRATILTHCNTGALATAGWGTALGVIKQAFYDNKQIFVYADETRPRFQGARLTAWELMEAKIPSKLIVDSAAATLIRDGKIDLVILGGDRVAANGDVANKLGTFALSVICKAYGIPFYSVVPVSTIDFAIPDGSAILIEEREATEVTHVQGVQVAPTGTQVYNPAFDVTPHQNITGIITERGIIYPPFKENIERLRRGESL; translated from the coding sequence ATGGATGAGTCGTTTGTCGCCCTGCAGTTCAAAGAAGAGAAACTGGTTCTGTTGGATCAAAGAATCTTGCCCACCCACGTGGAGTATGTACAGTGTGCAACCTTTGAGGAGGTAGAGTTCGCAATTCGCGATATGATCGTTCGAGGAGCTCCGGCCATCGGCGCTGCAGCAGCATACGGCGTGTACCTTGCCTTGAAACAGTGTTCCGGGGAAACGGATTTCTATCAGGCATGCACCTTTCTTGGTCAGGCGAGACCGACGGCGGTGAACCTGATGTGGGCGATAGAACGCATGCTCTCCGTATATGAACAATGTAAGATTGGAGGTCGTCCGCATGCCTTGCGAAGGCTTCTGTCCGAGGCGCATGCCATCCGCGAAGAGGACATCCGGACAAACAAAACCATCAGCAGGATTGGAAATAGAATCGTACCCGATAGGGCTACAATTCTCACCCACTGCAATACAGGAGCCCTTGCAACCGCTGGATGGGGAACAGCCTTGGGGGTGATCAAGCAGGCTTTCTATGACAACAAGCAAATCTTTGTCTATGCCGATGAGACGCGGCCCCGCTTTCAGGGAGCCAGGCTTACCGCATGGGAGCTGATGGAGGCAAAGATTCCCTCCAAACTCATTGTCGACAGCGCTGCAGCCACGCTCATCCGGGATGGGAAGATCGACTTGGTCATCCTTGGAGGCGACCGGGTCGCCGCAAACGGGGATGTCGCAAACAAGTTGGGAACCTTTGCACTTTCAGTAATCTGCAAGGCGTACGGCATACCCTTTTACAGCGTAGTACCGGTTTCCACCATCGATTTCGCCATACCTGACGGATCAGCCATCCTCATCGAGGAGCGGGAAGCAACCGAAGTCACCCATGTCCAGGGAGTGCAGGTTGCTCCTACGGGCACGCAGGTCTACAACCCGGCTTTTGATGTCACGCCACACCAGAACATCACCGGCATCATCACCGAACGGGGAATCATCTATCCTCCGTTCAAGGAAAACATTGAACGACTTCGACGTGGAGAGTCTCTCTGA
- the gdhA gene encoding NADP-specific glutamate dehydrogenase gives MHDATQKILDHVIKLDPHQKEFIQAVTSFLSSIDTLVDDLPQVVYHKVLDRIVEPERVIMFRVPWIDDDGQLQINRGYRVQMNSAIGPYKGGLRFHPSVNLSILKFLAFEQTFKNSLTGLSMGGGKGGSDFNPKGKSDNEVMRFCQSFMTELARHIGEDTDIPAGDIGVGGREIGYMYGQYRRMTNRSVGILTGKGPSYGGSFIRPEATGYGLVYLTAAILESKGMSLEGKSCLVSGSGNVAQFTIEKLLQMKAKVLTLSDSSGVLIDPSGIDEKKLAYIKTLKNVRRGRIAEYATQYKEATYIPHNGSQESNPLWNVKADYAFPCATQNEINAQDAQNLVVNGIKLVGEGANMPTTLEADAIFKDSGILHAPGKAANAGGVAVSGLEMAQNSQKLQWTPGQVDQQLQQIMKNIFASISSAAEKYSTKDNYVDGANIAGFLKVSEAMIAQGYV, from the coding sequence ATGCACGACGCGACCCAAAAGATTCTTGATCATGTGATCAAGCTCGATCCACATCAAAAGGAATTCATCCAAGCGGTGACATCGTTCCTTTCCTCCATCGACACCTTGGTGGACGACCTCCCTCAGGTTGTATATCACAAAGTACTCGATCGTATTGTTGAGCCCGAGCGGGTTATCATGTTCAGAGTACCCTGGATTGACGATGACGGACAGCTGCAGATCAACCGCGGTTATAGGGTGCAGATGAACAGCGCCATCGGTCCTTACAAGGGGGGGCTTCGCTTTCACCCGTCTGTAAACCTCTCGATTCTCAAATTCCTGGCATTCGAGCAAACCTTCAAGAACAGCCTCACCGGCCTATCCATGGGCGGCGGCAAGGGAGGAAGCGACTTCAATCCCAAGGGAAAAAGCGACAATGAGGTGATGCGTTTCTGCCAGAGTTTCATGACCGAGCTTGCACGCCATATCGGTGAGGATACCGATATTCCCGCCGGTGACATCGGTGTCGGCGGCCGGGAGATCGGGTATATGTACGGCCAATACAGGCGAATGACCAATCGCTCTGTGGGTATTCTTACAGGGAAAGGGCCTTCCTACGGGGGCTCGTTCATCCGTCCCGAGGCAACCGGCTACGGCCTGGTATATCTCACTGCGGCAATCCTTGAATCCAAGGGCATGAGCTTGGAGGGCAAGAGTTGTCTGGTGAGCGGAAGCGGCAACGTAGCACAGTTCACCATCGAGAAACTGCTGCAGATGAAAGCCAAGGTACTCACCCTCAGTGACTCCTCCGGAGTCCTGATCGACCCGAGCGGCATCGATGAGAAGAAACTGGCCTACATCAAAACGCTCAAGAATGTGCGTCGTGGAAGAATCGCCGAATATGCAACACAATACAAGGAAGCAACCTACATTCCTCACAATGGAAGTCAGGAAAGCAACCCGTTGTGGAACGTCAAGGCTGATTATGCATTCCCCTGTGCCACACAGAATGAGATCAACGCTCAGGATGCACAAAACCTTGTGGTAAATGGGATCAAGCTTGTCGGCGAAGGGGCGAACATGCCCACCACCCTGGAAGCGGATGCAATCTTCAAGGACAGCGGCATTCTTCATGCCCCGGGCAAAGCAGCCAACGCCGGCGGCGTAGCGGTTTCCGGCCTTGAGATGGCCCAGAACAGCCAGAAGCTCCAGTGGACTCCCGGCCAAGTCGATCAGCAGCTGCAGCAAATCATGAAGAACATCTTTGCCTCCATCAGCAGTGCCGCTGAAAAATACAGCACCAAGGACAACTATGTCGATGGTGCGAATATTGCAGGATTTTTGAAAGTCAGTGAAGCCATGATCGCCCAAGGTTATGTATAA
- a CDS encoding desulfoferrodoxin family protein, with the protein MKEQEFYVCKHCGNIVAKVIDRGPKISCCGEEMIVLKANTVDAAKEKHVPVVKIEGNKLEVNVGSVDHPMTKEHHIAFIYVQTEKGGMRKSLPVDGKPHATFALDDDKAIAVYEYCNLHGLWKVEL; encoded by the coding sequence ATGAAAGAACAAGAATTTTACGTTTGCAAACATTGTGGAAACATTGTTGCCAAGGTGATCGACCGTGGGCCGAAAATCTCTTGCTGTGGAGAAGAGATGATTGTTCTAAAGGCAAATACAGTTGATGCTGCCAAGGAAAAGCACGTTCCTGTCGTAAAGATTGAAGGCAACAAGCTTGAGGTGAACGTGGGCTCGGTGGACCATCCGATGACAAAAGAACACCACATCGCCTTCATCTATGTCCAGACCGAGAAGGGCGGAATGCGCAAGAGTCTTCCTGTTGATGGAAAGCCCCATGCAACCTTTGCTCTCGACGACGACAAAGCCATTGCTGTGTACGAGTACTGCAACCTTCACGGGCTGTGGAAGGTAGAGCTCTAA
- a CDS encoding ABC transporter ATP-binding protein gives MRFQSISKAYGANCIFDGFDLEIETRSILSVVGPSGEGKTTLLQIAAGLVKPDGGSVIKEAEEEGSISYLFQEPRLLPHSTVFTNVELALRSFVSSRVERERVVLHYLEMVGLSDSACLYPAQLSGGMRQRVAIARSFAHPAKLMLLDEPFQSLDIKLKVNLLKAFIGLWEESPRTTLFVTHDPKEAILLGDAVCCLGDPKKPLLYQKIDIPRKARNIGDQTLLALEASLVQALVSS, from the coding sequence ATGCGATTCCAATCCATAAGCAAGGCATACGGGGCAAATTGCATTTTTGATGGATTTGATTTGGAAATCGAGACTCGCTCCATTCTTTCGGTGGTGGGCCCATCGGGTGAGGGAAAGACCACACTGCTGCAGATTGCAGCCGGTTTGGTAAAACCTGACGGAGGGAGTGTGATCAAGGAAGCAGAGGAGGAGGGTAGCATAAGCTATCTCTTCCAGGAACCGCGCTTGCTTCCCCACAGCACTGTATTCACCAACGTCGAGCTTGCCTTGCGATCATTCGTGTCCAGTAGAGTCGAGCGGGAGCGTGTAGTACTGCACTATCTTGAGATGGTGGGCTTGTCGGATAGTGCCTGCCTCTATCCAGCCCAGCTGTCGGGGGGTATGCGACAACGGGTGGCCATCGCCCGCTCGTTCGCCCATCCTGCAAAGCTGATGCTGCTCGATGAGCCGTTCCAGAGCCTCGATATCAAGCTCAAGGTGAATCTGCTCAAGGCCTTCATCGGCCTTTGGGAGGAGAGCCCGAGAACAACGTTGTTTGTGACCCATGACCCCAAGGAGGCTATTCTTCTCGGGGATGCTGTTTGTTGTCTTGGCGATCCGAAAAAACCATTGCTTTACCAAAAAATAGATATTCCCCGCAAAGCGAGGAATATTGGTGATCAAACACTGTTGGCTTTGGAAGCCTCGTTGGTACAGGCTCTGGTGAGTTCTTAG
- a CDS encoding ABC transporter permease — translation MRSVKRSLILFLSSALLLLFWQLASVLLDSQILLPGLGPVFSALNDLVRWKPFSANVFATILRALQSFAIIVASATVVGLLGGKFPLFSLALRPFVTVLKAIPVMSIILLAFIWFTSGTVPLFSAFLMGFPVMYVQIEGGVKQMDKSLDEMCRLYDIRGWDKLVHYTLPSLLPFFIIGSRASLSMVWKVVIAAEVLTVPRYGVGARMQLSQVQLETDQVLSWTLMAILLTAVFDLLFDGLVWSLGKLKKHVDARSALCDSNP, via the coding sequence ATGCGTTCGGTCAAGCGTAGTCTGATTCTCTTCCTCTCATCGGCTCTGCTGCTCTTGTTTTGGCAGCTTGCCTCGGTGTTGCTGGACAGTCAGATTCTGCTTCCCGGACTCGGTCCTGTGTTCTCAGCCCTGAACGATTTGGTGCGATGGAAGCCTTTTTCAGCAAATGTGTTTGCCACCATCCTCAGGGCTTTGCAGAGTTTTGCGATCATCGTTGCCAGTGCAACGGTGGTCGGTCTGCTTGGAGGAAAATTCCCTCTGTTTTCCCTTGCACTCAGGCCGTTTGTCACCGTGCTCAAGGCCATTCCGGTGATGAGCATCATCCTTTTGGCCTTCATCTGGTTCACCAGCGGAACCGTACCCCTCTTCTCTGCTTTCCTGATGGGTTTTCCTGTCATGTATGTGCAAATTGAGGGGGGGGTGAAACAAATGGACAAAAGCCTGGATGAAATGTGCCGGCTCTACGACATACGAGGCTGGGACAAGCTTGTGCACTACACCCTTCCTTCTCTTCTCCCCTTCTTTATCATCGGGTCGCGTGCATCGCTGTCAATGGTTTGGAAGGTGGTCATCGCAGCTGAAGTTCTTACTGTTCCCCGTTATGGAGTGGGGGCCAGGATGCAGCTTTCCCAGGTACAGCTGGAGACCGACCAAGTGCTCTCGTGGACGTTGATGGCAATTCTGCTGACTGCCGTATTTGATTTACTCTTCGATGGACTGGTATGGTCGCTGGGAAAGCTCAAGAAGCATGTTGATGCGAGGAGTGCGCTATGCGATTCCAATCCATAA
- a CDS encoding ABC transporter substrate-binding protein: MKRLLNVLLIVLTVTFTLGAQAVSEAPVASALDVQFGVMAGPTGFSSVALTQNEGKISDTVTINMSVFPSPNEVIARLANGELDFASLPTNVAANLYNKGVKVKLAAVIGNGMLSVLSSDGSASSVEDLLGKTVHVPGAGSTPDQMSQLLLKQAGLEVGKDVILDYSVAAPAQLAQLVIAGKVSLAVLPQPFVSMILNRSPKSRAVVDVQSLYHQLSGVLNYPMSVLVVSEAFAKNHPLALATVLKAYEDSVAWVNADPIAAGQAIEAAGIMASAMATPAIPSCNLVFIPSQEAKAEVQAYFSFLHGFSPASIGGTIPSEDLYL; the protein is encoded by the coding sequence ATGAAACGTTTGCTGAATGTTCTTTTAATTGTTTTGACCGTCACTTTCACACTGGGAGCCCAAGCGGTTTCCGAGGCCCCGGTTGCTTCCGCATTGGATGTTCAATTCGGCGTTATGGCCGGTCCCACCGGCTTCTCTTCGGTTGCGTTGACCCAAAATGAAGGTAAAATCAGTGATACTGTTACCATCAACATGAGTGTGTTCCCCTCCCCGAACGAGGTTATCGCCCGGCTGGCCAATGGAGAACTGGATTTTGCCAGCCTTCCGACCAATGTGGCTGCAAATCTGTATAACAAGGGTGTAAAGGTAAAACTCGCCGCTGTCATTGGAAACGGTATGCTCAGCGTGCTTTCCAGCGATGGTTCAGCATCATCGGTTGAGGATCTGCTGGGGAAAACTGTCCATGTCCCTGGTGCGGGTTCAACCCCCGACCAGATGAGCCAGCTTCTGCTTAAACAGGCAGGTCTTGAAGTAGGCAAGGATGTGATACTCGACTATTCGGTTGCAGCCCCCGCCCAGCTCGCCCAGCTGGTCATTGCCGGCAAGGTCTCACTGGCCGTACTGCCCCAGCCGTTTGTCTCCATGATTCTCAACCGCAGTCCCAAATCTCGTGCAGTCGTGGACGTACAATCCCTCTACCACCAGCTTTCGGGCGTCCTCAATTACCCGATGAGCGTGCTTGTCGTCTCAGAGGCTTTCGCTAAGAACCATCCGCTTGCTTTGGCGACGGTACTGAAGGCATATGAGGATTCGGTTGCTTGGGTCAATGCAGATCCAATCGCCGCAGGTCAGGCCATAGAGGCTGCCGGGATCATGGCGAGTGCCATGGCAACCCCTGCAATTCCTTCCTGCAACCTGGTCTTTATTCCAAGTCAGGAAGCGAAGGCTGAAGTGCAGGCATATTTTTCTTTCCTGCACGGCTTCAGTCCCGCTTCCATTGGTGGTACCATTCCTTCAGAAGATCTGTATCTGTAA
- the tyrS gene encoding tyrosine--tRNA ligase, whose protein sequence is MNTALQTLVDRGFIKACTDFDALSDLMDKEKVTFYVGADPTGRSLHIGHMVPFFAMHHLQKAGHNPIALVGGGTAMIGDPSGKTEMRKMLTPEQVQENCKSIKAQLGTVVDFSEHPTDGMGKAIMLNNADWLTDLNYITFLREIGRHFSVNRMLTFESYKQRLERGLSFIEFNYQLLQSYDFYILNQEHGCRLQIGGDDQWGNIVSGIELIRRMNGAECYGLTFNLITRSDGHKMGKSEKGAVFLDPELFSPYDFYQYWRNVNDDDVIKFLKLFTFLPLEEIAQYEKDGVNINDAKERLAYEQTRIIHGVEEAEKARIAAKAMFKGANLGQEGRDGMPSITIAASELESGIPVLDLFSRTDLAATNSDARRLVAGGGAWVGETRIDDPKTLIDETYLDGFGEMILRAGKKRYFRIIIA, encoded by the coding sequence ATGAATACAGCACTTCAGACCTTGGTCGACCGAGGGTTTATCAAGGCATGTACGGATTTCGATGCACTTTCTGATTTGATGGACAAGGAGAAGGTAACCTTCTATGTAGGTGCCGACCCGACGGGCAGGAGCCTGCACATCGGCCACATGGTGCCGTTCTTTGCCATGCACCATCTGCAGAAGGCCGGTCACAACCCCATCGCCCTTGTTGGCGGTGGGACTGCGATGATCGGCGATCCCTCGGGCAAGACCGAAATGCGCAAGATGCTCACCCCCGAGCAGGTGCAGGAGAACTGCAAGTCCATCAAGGCCCAGCTGGGCACGGTGGTCGACTTCTCCGAACATCCGACTGATGGGATGGGCAAGGCGATCATGCTCAATAATGCCGATTGGCTTACCGACCTGAACTACATCACGTTCCTTCGAGAGATAGGCCGGCATTTCTCGGTCAACCGCATGCTTACCTTCGAATCCTACAAGCAACGACTCGAGCGTGGTCTCTCCTTCATTGAGTTCAACTATCAGCTGCTTCAGTCCTATGACTTCTATATCCTGAACCAGGAACATGGATGCAGGTTGCAGATCGGCGGTGACGACCAGTGGGGAAACATCGTCAGCGGCATCGAGTTGATCCGCAGGATGAATGGTGCGGAGTGCTACGGCCTTACCTTCAACCTGATTACACGCAGCGACGGGCACAAGATGGGCAAGAGTGAGAAGGGTGCGGTATTCCTCGATCCCGAGCTCTTCAGCCCCTACGACTTCTACCAGTACTGGCGCAATGTCAACGACGATGATGTCATCAAGTTCCTCAAACTGTTCACCTTCCTTCCATTGGAAGAGATTGCACAGTATGAGAAGGACGGGGTGAACATCAACGACGCCAAGGAGCGGCTTGCCTACGAGCAGACCAGGATCATTCATGGTGTTGAGGAAGCCGAAAAGGCGCGGATTGCCGCCAAGGCTATGTTCAAGGGCGCAAACCTTGGGCAGGAAGGAAGAGACGGCATGCCCTCGATCACCATCGCAGCTTCCGAACTTGAAAGCGGCATCCCGGTGCTCGACCTTTTCAGCCGTACCGACCTTGCCGCCACCAACAGTGATGCGCGAAGACTTGTTGCAGGCGGTGGTGCGTGGGTTGGCGAAACAAGGATTGATGATCCCAAGACTTTGATAGACGAAACGTATTTGGATGGTTTTGGGGAAATGATTCTCAGGGCCGGCAAGAAGCGGTACTTCCGCATCATCATAGCGTAG